TTTCTTTGGCCTAAAAATCTTAGTAGGTATAGAAATAAATTTATGAAATCCAGGTAAAGTTTTAAAGAAGCCACAATTGCCATTCTACTTTTAATTTCAGTACCATCTTCTAGCATTCTATTCATTTTAGAGATATTCTGAACATCATAAGCCGTTAATCCTGTAAATAATATAACACCTAGAATTGAGATTAAAAAATCTAGTCCTGAACTTCTAAAAAATATATTAAAAATAGATGCAATAATAATACCCCATAAGCCCATGATGAAATAACTTCCCATTTTTGTAAGGTCTGTGCTTGTTGTATATCCGTAAAAGGACATTGCAAGGAAAGTTAAAGAAGTAATGCCAAATGTATAAACTATTGAGCCTTGAGTGTATATCATAAATACAGAAGATAGTGTCACTCCTGTTAAAGCTGAGTATCCTAAGAAAAGTGCTGTTGCTGTACTACTTGATATTCTTTCAATTGCTCCACTTATTGCATAAACTAGTCCAAATTGTACAATTAGTATTGCTATATATGACATTGGATTTGTAAATATTATGGCTCGCATTGTTGCGTTTTCAGATGTTGTGTATGCGAATATTGCGGATATTAAGAGACCAATTGCCATTAGCCCAAAAACTTGAGCTAGAAATTTGTTTTTTATCTTTATTTCTTGTTTGTCTTGCGTTAATTCAAACATAATTCCCTCCTTATTTTTTTTGTTCATTAAATTTTTTACATA
The DNA window shown above is from Borrelia anserina Es and carries:
- a CDS encoding Bax inhibitor-1/YccA family protein, whose protein sequence is MFELTQDKQEIKIKNKFLAQVFGLMAIGLLISAIFAYTTSENATMRAIIFTNPMSYIAILIVQFGLVYAISGAIERISSSTATALFLGYSALTGVTLSSVFMIYTQGSIVYTFGITSLTFLAMSFYGYTTSTDLTKMGSYFIMGLWGIIIASIFNIFFRSSGLDFLISILGVILFTGLTAYDVQNISKMNRMLEDGTEIKSRMAIVASLKLYLDFINLFLYLLRFLGQRKD